The segment AGTGCACAGGCGGCCCAGCCAGCGCCAGCCCGGCAGTTCGCGCCAGAGCCGCGCGAAGCCCGCCGCGCCGTGGTGCAGCCGGCCCTGCGCATCGCGCACATGGAAGCGGCGCAGCGCGGCCTGGCAATCGAGGCCGGGGCCGAGCTCGGTCGTGCGGCTCACGTCGATCCAGACCAGCCTGTGTGCGGCGGGCGAGCGCCGGTAGAACGCGATCTCGCGTGAGCACAAGGGACAGCTGCCGTCGAAGTAGACGGTCAAGGCGGCGGGTGTCGTCGTCTCGGTCATGGCGACATCATGCCGCGCCTGTGGAGCGCTGATGGCGCCAACGGGGATGCCCCCAGCCGCCACAGGCCTGTTGCGCTGCGCCTCAGGGCCGGGCGGCAGCGGTCCGGCGCGACGGCGGGGCCTTCATGTGGCCGCCGTGAAGGTGAAAACGCCCTCGCGCATGAGTCGCGAGAATTCGGCCTCGATCATTTCCTGGACGACCGGGATGGCCAGCTTGCCCTCGGGTTCCAGCCGGGTCGCCAGCACCAGCAGGCGGTTGAGCTGGATCCCCGTGATCTGGGACATGACGACCTCGGACGAGGTGCCGGCTTCCTTGTACACGGAGACCGGCATGATGGTGGCCCACGGCCCCTTCTGCACCAGCGCGCGGATGGTGTCCACCGAATCCAGCACCGCCTGCACGTTCAGCGTCTTGCCCAGCGGCAGCAGTTGCCGCTCGACCAGGTCGCGGTGCAGGCTGGTCATGAGCAGGGGAATGCGGGCCAGCTGGGCCACCGACACGATGGGGCCCATGCCCATGGAGGCGTGCGTGATCAGGGCAAACGGTTCCCCGAGCAGGGGGTGCAGCGAGACGGAACGGCCCACACCCGGGTTGGTGACGACCGCCATGTCGATCATGCCGCGCTCCAGCCAGTCCAGCAGCTCCGGCGTGAACGCCTCGCGCGAGCGCAACTCCACCTCCGGCAGGGTGCGCAGGCAGTGCTCGAACAAGCCCGGCAGCAGCACGCGCGCCAGCGTGGGGGAGACGCCCAGCACCACGGTGGTCTTGCTGTCGCTGGTCTTGCTGGCCAGGCGCTGGCGCACGCGCTGGGCTTCGCCCAGGATGCGCTGCGCCGCCTCGTACAGGGTGACGCCGGCCTGGGTCAGCCGCACCCCGCGCGGCATGCGGTGGAACAGGGGCACGCCGAGATCGGCCTCCAGTTCCCGGAGCTGTCGTGTCAGGGCCGGCTGGGCGATCGAGATGGCGGCGGCGGCGGCGGTCAGGCTGCCGGCATCGGCAATCGCCACGAAGTAGCGCAGGGTTTTCAGGTTCATGGGCTCGGCACGATCGATCGATATCGGAATGATATGGCATTGCCTGAAATGAGTATTGGACGTGCCCCTGCCGCCTCCCTAAACTGCGGGACGTCTTGCAGAACGGAAAACGTCCCTGCGCCGGGGCATCACAGGCGACAGGGCGAGAGCCACACAGCGATCAGCCATTGAGATGCCATGGCCTGCGGCAGGCCATGTCGACCCAGGGCCCGCAAGCCGGCGGCGGCATGGATGGTGTGATCCACACGATACAAAGAAAGACTCCCTTGAAAGCGCCCAACCCGAATTTCACGTCCATCGATCCCGCCGCCCTGCGCGACTTCATCCAGGCCGCCTTTGTCAGCCAGGGGTTTGCGCAGGACGATGCCCGTACCATCGCCACGCTCATGGCCGAAGCCGATCTGCAGGGCTCGGATGGCCACGGTGTCATCCGCCTGCCGCAGTACATGAAGCGCATCCGCGCCGGGGGCATCAACAAGCACCCGGACATCCGCGTGGTGCACGAGCGGGCCGCCATGGCGGTGGTCGACGGCGACAACGGCATGGGGCACCTGGTGGTGTCGCGTGCCGTGGACCTGGCGATCGAGAAAGCCCGCCAGTGCGGCGTGGCCTGGGTCAGCACACGCTACAGCAACCACGCCGGACCGGCTTCGCTGTATGCACGCAAGCCCCTGCAGCACGACATGCTGGGCCTGTACTTTGCCGTGGGCAATGCCAACCACCTGCCGCCATGGGGCGGCACCGACATGCTGCTGTCCACCAACCCGATCGCCGCCGGCATCCCCGCCGGGAGCGAGCCGCCCGTGGTGCTGGACATGGCCACGACGGTGGCCGCCTATGGAAAGGTCAAGGCCAAGGCCAAACGCGGCGAGATGATGCCCGAGGGCTGGATGATCGACCGCCAGGGCAAGCCCCTGACCGACCCGAACCGCGCCAGCGAGGGTTTCCTGCTGCCCATCGGCGACTACAAGGGCTACGGCCTGGCACTGGTGGTCGGCCTGCTGGCCGGCACCCTGGGCGGCGCGGCCATGGGCAAGGAGGTGATCGATTTCAATGCCGACCACGTCAGCGTGACCAACACCGGCCAGGCCATCCTGGTGATCGACCTCAGCGCCTTTGGCGAGGTCTCCCACTTCAAGGGCGCGGTCGATACCCTGGTCAAGGACATCCGCAACAGCGACCGTCTGCCCGGGGTGGACCGCATCTGGCTGCCGGGCGAACAGAGCCATGAGCGCCGCCAGGCTTACCAGGCCGCGGGCATCCCGATTGCCAACAGCCTGATCAAGGAGCTGGAGGCGCTGGCCGGGGATCTGGGCATCACCCCGCTGCTGCAGGGAGCTGCCGCATGATGCAGTCCTTCAATCCCGCCACGGACACCGTCCTGGGCGAGTTCCCCATCTGCGATGCCGGCACCATTGAGCACCGTCTGCGCACCGCCGCCGGGTCCCAGCAAGCCTGGGCCCGCCTGGAAGTGTGCCAGCGCACGCCCTACCTGCTGCAGGTCGCCGCCGTGCTGCGCCGCAGGAAGGACGAGCTGGCCCGCACCATGACTCTCGAGATGGGCAAGCCCCTGGCCGAGTCGCTGGGCGAGATCGAGAAATGCGCCTGGAATTTCGAGTACTACGCCCAGCAGGGCGAGACCTTCCTGGCCGACCAGGTGGTGGCCAGCGCCGCCACGGACAGCCGCATCGTCTACGACCCGCTGGGCCTGGTGCTGGCCGTCATGCCCTGGAACTACCCCTTCTGGCAGGTCATGCGGGCGGCCGCACCCGTGCTGGTGGGCGGCAACGGCATGGTGCTCAAGCACGCCAGCAACGTGCCGCAGTGCGCGCTGGCGCTCGAGCAGGTCTTCAAGGAAGCCGGCCTGCCCGAGGGCCTGTTCACCACCCTGCTGGTCGAGTCCTCCGCCGTGCGCGGGCTGATCGAGGACGATCGCATCGCCGCGGTGACCTTCACCGGCTCCACCCCCGTGGGGCGAAGCATCGCCGCGCAGGCGGGCCAGGCCCTGAAGAAGCAGGTGCTCGAACTCGGCGGCTCGGACCCCTTCATCGTGCTGGCCGATGCCGACATCGAGGCGGCAGCGGCGGTCGCCGTCAAGGCGCGTTTTTCCAACACCGGCCAGAGCTGCATCTCGTCCAAGCGTTTCATCGTCGAGGCGGCTGCGGCAGATCGTTTCACCGAAGCCTTCGTGGCAGGGGCCCGCAAGCTGGTGGTGGGGGACCCGCTGCAGGCCGGCACCACCATCGGTGCCATGGCCCGCCGGAAACTGCGCGACGAACTGCATGCCCAGGTCGTGGCCTCCGTGCGGGAAGGGGCACGGGTCCTGATCGGCGGCCAGCCGCAGGAAGGGCCGGGGGCCTTCTACCCGCCCACCATCCTGGACCAGGTTACGCCGGACATGACGGCCGCGCGTGAGGAGACTTTCGGCCCGGCCGCCGCCATCCTGCGCGTGAGCTCGGTGGACCAGGCGATTGCCGTGGCCAACGACTCACCCTTCGGCCTGGGTGCGGCGCTGTGGACGCGTGACCTGGACCGCGCACGCCAGCTGACGCGGCGCATCGACGCCGGTGCGGTGTTTGTCAATGGC is part of the Rhodoferax sp. BAB1 genome and harbors:
- a CDS encoding thiol-disulfide oxidoreductase DCC family protein, with product MTETTTPAALTVYFDGSCPLCSREIAFYRRSPAAHRLVWIDVSRTTELGPGLDCQAALRRFHVRDAQGRLHHGAAGFARLWRELPGWRWLGRLCTVPPLSWLAEAAYRLFLPLRPRLQRALQRWLDRRARAS
- a CDS encoding LysR family transcriptional regulator, giving the protein MNLKTLRYFVAIADAGSLTAAAAAISIAQPALTRQLRELEADLGVPLFHRMPRGVRLTQAGVTLYEAAQRILGEAQRVRQRLASKTSDSKTTVVLGVSPTLARVLLPGLFEHCLRTLPEVELRSREAFTPELLDWLERGMIDMAVVTNPGVGRSVSLHPLLGEPFALITHASMGMGPIVSVAQLARIPLLMTSLHRDLVERQLLPLGKTLNVQAVLDSVDTIRALVQKGPWATIMPVSVYKEAGTSSEVVMSQITGIQLNRLLVLATRLEPEGKLAIPVVQEMIEAEFSRLMREGVFTFTAAT
- a CDS encoding Ldh family oxidoreductase — protein: MKAPNPNFTSIDPAALRDFIQAAFVSQGFAQDDARTIATLMAEADLQGSDGHGVIRLPQYMKRIRAGGINKHPDIRVVHERAAMAVVDGDNGMGHLVVSRAVDLAIEKARQCGVAWVSTRYSNHAGPASLYARKPLQHDMLGLYFAVGNANHLPPWGGTDMLLSTNPIAAGIPAGSEPPVVLDMATTVAAYGKVKAKAKRGEMMPEGWMIDRQGKPLTDPNRASEGFLLPIGDYKGYGLALVVGLLAGTLGGAAMGKEVIDFNADHVSVTNTGQAILVIDLSAFGEVSHFKGAVDTLVKDIRNSDRLPGVDRIWLPGEQSHERRQAYQAAGIPIANSLIKELEALAGDLGITPLLQGAAA
- a CDS encoding NAD-dependent succinate-semialdehyde dehydrogenase; the encoded protein is MMQSFNPATDTVLGEFPICDAGTIEHRLRTAAGSQQAWARLEVCQRTPYLLQVAAVLRRRKDELARTMTLEMGKPLAESLGEIEKCAWNFEYYAQQGETFLADQVVASAATDSRIVYDPLGLVLAVMPWNYPFWQVMRAAAPVLVGGNGMVLKHASNVPQCALALEQVFKEAGLPEGLFTTLLVESSAVRGLIEDDRIAAVTFTGSTPVGRSIAAQAGQALKKQVLELGGSDPFIVLADADIEAAAAVAVKARFSNTGQSCISSKRFIVEAAAADRFTEAFVAGARKLVVGDPLQAGTTIGAMARRKLRDELHAQVVASVREGARVLIGGQPQEGPGAFYPPTILDQVTPDMTAAREETFGPAAAILRVSSVDQAIAVANDSPFGLGAALWTRDLDRARQLTRRIDAGAVFVNGMVASDPRLPFGGTKQSGYGRELGHLGLHEFMNIKTVWTGPART